The following DNA comes from Ruficoccus amylovorans.
GCAGGTCGGCCTGGAGGGGGGCTTCGCTCAGGCTGGGAGCAATTTGTTCGAGGGCGCCGAGGATGACGGTCAAGGGCGTCTTCAACTCGTGGCTGACGGTGTCGAGCAGGGTTTTTTGCAGGCGCTGGGAAGCTTCCAGTAGTTGGGCTTCCTCCAGGCGGGAGCGCATGGCTTCGCGTTCGAGGAAGCGCCCCAGCAGACGCGCCATCTGCATCAGCAGGTCGCGGCTGGCCAGCGAAAGAACGTCGGTCTCAAGCTCGACGCGCAGGACTCCGAGCGCTTTCTCGCCAGATTCCACAGGCAGGAAAAGCGATGGAATCTCGGGCAAATTCTGCGTACTGGCCCCAGCCATGTCGCGGTTTTTGACCACCCAGGAGATGACGCCGCTCTCGCGGCTGTCGAGTTGGACTGCGTCCGGAAACGCGTCCCGTCCGTTGATCTGCGTCCCGTCAAGCAGCAGGTTGACACGGCAGCCGGTGACCTCGCGCGCGTGGGTCAGTGCCTCGTCGATGGTTTCCGCAGGCGCGGCCTGGCGGCTGAGGCAGTCCAGAAAGCGGTAGAGAGCATAGGTGCGCGTTTCCCGGCGGCGTTCGGCGAGGTTGAGCGCGTGGAGACGGGCGGTCAATTGCCCCATGCTGGCGGCGACCAGCAATAGCAGGCAGAACAGCAGGATGTCCTGCCCGGAGTTGATGTGAAAAGTGAACTGGGGCGGCACGAAGAAAAAGTTCCACGCGCAGGCCGAGAGGACGGCCAGCGCGAGCACCGCGCTCCTTCCGAGGAAAAGCCCGCCAAGAATGGTCAGCGCCAGATAGAGCAGGGCCACGCTGAGGTAGCCGATGTCTGCGCGGAAAGGATAACTGACCAGTCCAAGGAGGCCGACGCCGCCCACGGCCAGGAGGTAATCGCGGAGGCGGTTGACGCCTGTTTCCTGAAGGCGTTTCCAGCGAGGCTTGGCAGGAGGGGACTCGGCGGGAACGACGTGGACGGCGATGGGGCCGGACTCGGAAACCAGCCGGTCCGTGAGCGAACCGCCCGTGAGCCGCCGCAGCCAGGATGCGGGCGAGCGTCCGGCCACGATCTGCGTGACCAGTTCCCGGCGGGCCATGCGCAACAGGCTTTCGGCGACATTTTCGCCCGAGGTCGAGACGATTTCCGCACCCAGAGTGCGGGCGAGCTGGAGGTTGGCGTGCAGGCGCTGTTCGGCGTCGGGCGGGAGAGGTTCGGGGCTTTCGACATGGACGGCGACCCAGCTCGCATTAAGGCTGGCCGCGTAGCGCTTCGTCCAGCGGACGAGGCGGTTGCTGTATGGGCTGGGTCCGACTGCGACCATGATTCGCTCGCCGGTGGGCAGGGGTCGGGCTTCGCGCTCGTGCTTGAGGGCGCGAAGCAGGTCGAGGTTAACCCGTTCGGCGGTCGAGCGCAGGGCCATCTCACGCAGGGCGGAGAGGTTTTTTTCCGAGAAAAAAGCGTCCGCCGCCGTCACCGCCTGATCGCCGAAATAGACCTTTCCCTCGGCCAGACGCTCGCGCAGTTCTTCCTGCGAGAGGTCGATGACTTCGATCTCGTCCGCCCACTCAAGCACGGTGTCCGGCACGCGTTCACGCACTTGTGCCCCGCTGAGTGCCTCCACGGCATCGGCGCGGCTTTCCAGATGCTGGACGTTGAGCGTAGTGTAAACGTTGATGCCGTGGTCGAGCAGTTCGCGCACATCCTGGTAGCGCTTCGGGTGGCGGCTGCCGGGGATGTTGCTGTGGGCAAGTTCATCGACGAGGGCGAGCTGCGGGGAGCGGAGGAGCATACCGTCGAGGTCGAACTCCGCGAACGAAGCGCCGCGGTAAGCCAGCCGTGCCGGGGGCAGCGGCTCGATCCCTTCGAGCAGGGCCTCTGTCTCCTGCCGTCCGTGGGCTTCGACAACTCCGGCCACCACATCAAGTCCTTCGCGCCGCCGGGCCTGGGCATTTTCCAGCATGGCGTAGGTTTTGCCGACGCCGGGTGACATCCCGAAAAATATCTTCAGGCGACCTTTGCGGGACGGTGGTCCGGAGGGAGACGAGGCTGGTGTTTCCGGTGACATGGGAATGGGAATAAGAATAGCCAAAAGACCGTCGTTGACGAGTCTTGCTTCGGGCGGGGAAATTATCTCCCGGCGTCGGTGCGCGTGGAGCCGGGCGAGCCGGGGGAGGCGGGATACTCCGGGCTTAGCTGGTCAAGCGCGAGGTTGAGTTCAAGCACGTTGACAACCTCCGCGCCTCCCGCCAAGCCGCCGGTCCCGGTCGCGCATTCTTTGATAAGCGCGTTTACGACAACTGGTGAAAGCCCCCGCGCCGCCGCCACGCCGGCCACCTGATACTGCGCTGCGGACAAGGAAATGTGCGGGTCCAGACCGCTGCCGGACATCGTGACAAGGTCTGCCGGGCGCGGATTCGCCAGCAGGGCTCCCCGGATCAGCTTGGCTGACCAGGGGGATTGCGATGCCTTGTTCTTCATGCGCCCAGTTTACCCCGATAATGGTCGCCAGGGTAGTTAAGGTCAGGGCGCTTTCCATTAAGATTTTGTTAAGACAGGGAGCGGGCAGGCGAGCGAAACGGCGCGGGGTCAGGTGCCGCCGTTGATGTTGTTGTAAACCAGTACGCTGTCGATGGCACCGTTGAGGAGGTAGGACTTGCGCTTGCCGAGCCAGACCTCGGTGGGGGTGGCGATCGGTTTACCGCTGTGGGTGTTCGTCATCGTGCCGAGGCTGACGCCGTCCTCGAACAGCTCGAAGGTGATGTTGCCGAAGCGGTTGTAGGTGGCCACGGCCTTGTAGGAAGAAGTGGTCTGCACGGATACCGGGTAGTGCGTCCAGGTGGCGGTCCCGTCGGGATGGCCGACCACGAAGGTGATTTTGTCGAAGGCCTCGTTGACGAGGATGCCGTAGCCTTCGCCGCCGGTATCGGTTTTGGCGTAAAAAACTCCGGCTGTGCCGCTCAGAGGGCCGGTGACTTTGAAGTTTGTCTCGATGCGCAACTGGTTGCCCACGTCAAAGTCGGCCAAGCCGCCCCCGGTGGTGGTGGGGACGGACATGACGGCGTAGTCGTCGGTCCCGTCGAGGTAGAGCCAGGTGCCGCTCCAGGTGGCTCCGTTTTTGAGGGTGATGTTGTTTCCGCGACTGCTCTGGTCGGTGTTCTTGTAGCCGAGCTTGAGGATCTGGCGGGCGTTTCCGATCAGGCCGTCGCGCAGGGAGCGGGCGTCGGTGTCGGCATAGCGGATGGAGTCGTAGAGGGCGCTCCACCAGTGGTCTTTGCCCATGTAGCCGCCGAGCTTGAACTTAAACTCGGGGTTGGTGCCGGCGGGATAGGCTTTGCCGACGTCGTCGATGTTGGTGCCGTCGTAGGCCATTTCCCAGAGGCCGCTTTGGAGGTTCATGATCTCAAGCCGGATGATGCCGTCGTTGTCACGCCCGGGTTTGAGGGTGAGGCGGAAGTGGTACCACTGGCCCGCCTGCATGTACCAGCCATCGTCGGCGCTTTCCCACAGGGTAGCGCGTTCGGTGTCGGCATCGTTGTAGTCGTCGTTCTGGAAGTCCCGTTTGGCCAGTTCGAGGGAGTTGTCGCTTTTGACGGAGAGGAAAACGGGCGGCCTGCCCGCGTCGGATTGCCAAAGTTGCGCGAGGAAGACCCAGTTCTGCCCCGTGCCTCCTGTATAGAGCGAATCGGTATCGAGCGCCTTGAAGGCGAAGCTGACGTAAACCGTGTCGCCGAAGCGAATCTTGCGGCAGACGATGTTTTCGCTGCGTCCGTTGCCGGTGGTGCTGCTCAGGTCAGGATCGACATGGGAATACCAGGCGCAGTTGCCGAGGTAGGGGATATCGTCCGCCGTGGTGGCGATTGCCCAGGGCTGTCCGCCGCCGTCGGTCGGGTGGTAGGTTTTGCGGATGCCTGCCGGGTCGAAGATACCGCGAAAGCCGCCCGCGTCGATGTCCACATACTGGCCCAGGTCGGGGTCAAAAGTATACTCGGGGTCGGCTGCTTCGATCTCGTCGGCCGCGTGCAGTAACGGGCAACCGAGAAGTGCCAGGGCGGTGATGCACAGCTGCGGTGTCAAGCGGAGGGAAGGTCGTCGGGGTGAGAGGTCATCAACGGAGACTTGCATATGCGGGTATCGGTAGGGGTTAGGTGTCAGCCCGAAAAGCGGTCTGACAGGCCGCATTATTACGCTTCTGTGACGGGCGGACAAGGGAGCCGGAAGTTATATTGAAAACCTCGTCTGGCGCCAAACCCGTTGAGGCCGGGCTGGGAACGGCCATTTCATCAAATCATTAAGACAAACGCAGGTGGTTCTACGTTGACCCGGATTCGATTTTAAGGTTTATAGCCTATGTCTTTATGGGTGGTAATGCTTAATGGTTGAAGCGATGGAAAGGGCTCGTTTATTTTTCGACAGGACCCCGGTTTATCGCGGAAAGATCGCCTATTCGCTCGTTGAGGTGATGATCGGCATGTTTATTCTGAGCCTGGTGCTGATGGCCTGCATTGCGGCGCTGCCACAGTTGCGTAAAATCTCCTACCGCTCGGATTCGGTCCGGATGGGCTTTACCCAGCTCAATGCCGCCATCGAAGCCTATCGGACGCGGACTTTTGAGCAGATGGCGGACGAGATCGACGGCACGGGTGCCTCTTCCGCCAACGTCGCGCTGATGATCAGCCTCCTTGGGGATGACATTTCCACGCCGTCCGACAAGCTCAGTCACGATCTGGATGAGATCGTGCAGAATAACGTGACCTACACTGTGGACAGTTTTCTCCAGTATGTGGACGGAGATTCGGAGCTGATAAAAGCGACCGTCGTCGTGCACTGGAGCCAGAGTGGCGAAGATCACCTGATCTGTAGCCACGCAGTTTTTTCAGAAAATGGATTATCCGACAAAAAATTCAGCCTCGCGAACTGAGGCTTGCGGGCTCGCTGACCGCGGAGACAAGGGTTTCTCCCTGGTTGAGCTGCTGATCGCGACAAGTATCCTGTCTCTGGTATTGGCCGGAACGTATTCGGCTTTCTATTCCGTGGGGCAGAGTACGCGGGTGTCGCTCCAGCATGTGGACCAGTCGTCCGAGTTGCAGTTTGCCTTCGAGTCGGTACTGCGCTCGATGCGGGCTGTCAGCCAGGTGCACCAGACCGACAGCGATGTGTTCGAGTTTACCACGGTACGGATGGACGGCAGCAGCGAACGCCTCCGGTACGCCTTCGATCCGGATGGGCAGGCTTTCGTCCGCACCTCGGTGAGCGACGGGACGTCCCGGAAATTGATCGGTAACGTGACACACGTGCTTTTCACCTACTACGACCGTTTCGGAGAGGAAACTGGTACCCAGATCGACATGAATGCCGCCCGCCTTAGGGTAACTTCCGAGCGTGAAGGCATGGGTGGAAGCAAATCCGTCGATACCGAAACGGCCATGATAACCTTCAGAAACAAGACGCTATGAAAGACCGTTCCGCTCGCCGTGGCTCCGTTATTCTGGTGACGCTGATCTTCGCCACCGCCGCCTTGCTGATCATTCTCAGCCAGACCCGGACGCTTATGCAGCAGTACGAGACAACGGTGGATTACGGGATCGGTCAGTCCGCCTTCCATCTCTCGGAGTCGGGGCTTGAGCGGGCCATGCACGCCATCACCGAGGGCGACATGGGTTCGGATGGCTGGAATCCGCAGGGCACGCGCTCCTGGTCAAAGTCTTTTTCGGAAAAACTCTACCGGAGCTACGAGGCCGACACGACCGTTTCAGTCAATCTCGATACGGATCAGGTTTACACCATCACCGCGTTGACGGGGGTAAAGGTCGGCGGCGAATTGGTCCAGAGCGCGGTGGAGATCAAGGTCCGGGCCTCGCGCACCGTTGCGCAGGAGGAGAACTCTTCCGGCAGCGGCATTTTCGGTTACGGCATGGTGGCCAAGGACGGCCTCAAGCTCAACCACAACAACCCCGGTATGCGCGTAGCCAGCTACAACAGCGACACCGACTACGGAGTCCCTGTCTTCGGGCAGAATACCGGGTACGACATCGTCGTCGCCACCCCGTCGAAGAACGGCTGGGCGATCAACATCAACAATGCCTACATCCACGGCGCGGTGCGCAGCGGCGGTGGCACGATCGGTTATTCGAACTCTCACCCGCACGACCCTCGGCAGAATGCCACCGTCATCGGGCCGGATTCCGGCATGACGTATGGGGTGGACCCGAACCGGATATCCACGGATTTTGACGCGGAAATCCCGAGCCCGGACTACCCCACGACTGAAGGACGAGCCGTCTCGACCATGGATCAGAACGACTGGCAAAACAAGGCGCGGATCAGCCTCGGCTCGTGGAACCAGCCGACGTGGGTTAGCACCGAGCGCATCAACTCCAATAACGGCTCGCAGATCAACATCGTGGGGGATGTCGTGATCGACGCGCAGCGCAATCTCAACCTCGGGGCTGATGTCAATATAGCGCCGGGTGCGACCCTCATCATCATGGCCGGCGAGAACATCCATATCAACGCGCAGCAAATTGACCAGCAGTACCCAGCGCAGTTGCAGATCATCGCGAAAAACAACCAGGACGTGGTGCTGAACAATTTCAAGGTATTCACCGGCGTCATCAACGCCCCCAACTCCAACGTGCGGCTGGCCGGGGTGGGTGGTTCTCCGAAGTCGCAGTTCCGGGGGGCGATTGTGGCCCGGTATATCGAGGTCACTAACGGAGCTGAGTTTTACTACGACACAAATCTGGGTGGTGGCGGTCAAAGCGACTCCGAGGATGCTGGCGGCTCATCCGGCGGCATTGCCGAGCTCAAGCTGCTAAGCTGGCGGGAGGTTTCCCCGGCTTCGCTCCAGTAAGAGCCTGCAGAGTGGGAGCTGTGGTCGGTTAAAGCTCCCGAAAAGAGGGAGCTTTGCTCTTGGCTTTCACCGGAGGGTCCGTATGGATGGGCCGGGTGCAGCAGGCAAGACAGGTACTGAGGAAACACTTTGGGTTTGATGATTTTCGCGATGCTCAGCAGCAGGTGGTGTCCAGCATCCTCGAGCGGCGCGACACGCTCGTGATCATGCCTACCGGGGGCGGTAAAAGCCTCTGCTACCAGCTCCCCGCGCTCATGATGGACGGGGTGACACTGGTGGTCTCGCCCCTCATCGCGCTGATGAAGGACCAGGTAGATGCGCTGCGCGCTCGGGGTATCCCCGCTGGCATGATTAACAGCTCGCAGAATTGGGAGGAACAGAAAGAAGTGCTGGATTTGATGCGCCGGGATGAGATCAAGCTCGTTTACGTTTCGCCGGAGCGCTTCCGGGCGGCCTCATTCACACGCTCGTTGGAGACGACGCGCATCGCCATGCTGGCCATCGACGAGGCGCACTGTATCAGCCAGTGGGGGCACGATTTTCGGCCAGACTACATGCGGCTCGGCAGCGTGGTCGAGCAACTGGGCCGTCCGCTATGCTCGGCTTTCACCGCGACGGCGACCCCCGATGTCCGGGAGGACATCCAGCGCCAGTTGGGATTGCGTGAGCCGTCGGTCTTCGTCTCGGGTTTCGCCCGGGACAACCTTAGTTTCAACGTCTCTGAGATCGACCGCAAGATCGACAAATCCGTCCGCCTGCGCGAACTCATCGACGCCTACGGCACCGGCATCATCTACTGCGCCACGCGCAAGAGCGTGGAGGCCGTGTCGGCGGAACTGCGGGAGGACGGGATCGCGCACTGTGCCTACCACGCCGGGCTATCGAACTCAGAGCGCGAGGCCGCGCAGGAGCGCTTCATGCGCCGGGAAGTCCCTGTCGCCGTGGCCACGAGCGCTTTCGGCATGGGTATCGACCGGGCGGACATTCGCTTCGTCTGCCACTATGAAATGCCCGGCAGCGTGGAGGCGTTTTATCAGGAAGCCGGCCGCGCCGGGCGCGACGGTAAGCCCGCCTATTGCGAACTGCTTTTCATGTACGCGGACAAGCGCGTGCAGGACTTTTTCGTCGAAGGAGCGAATCCGGAGGTGCGCAAGATCCGCGAGGTTTACGACTTCATCCGCTCGCGCTGCAATGACCAGCACGAGATGTTTCTGCCGGTGGACGAAATCACCGAGGCCCTGCCGGGCAGGAACAACCCAATGGCCGTTCATACCGCGATCGGGCACCTGGTACGCCGGGGCTACCTGGAGCGCTTCGATGTGCCCGGTGAGCAGTTGCGCGGCACCCGCTTGCTCAAGCCTGAAGTGGATGCGCGCGGGCTGGAGCTTCCCGAAGCGGACCTGCTCGAAAAACGCCGCCGCGATCTGGACAAGCTCAAGGCCGTGGTCCAGATGGCCTACGCCAAGGAGTGCCGCCAGTCGTGGATCCTGCGGTACTTCGGCGAACCGGTGGAGAAGGATTGCGGGCGCTGCGACCAGTGTTCGCGCGAATCGGTCGCGCGGACGCTCCTGCCGGACGAGTTCGTCATCCTGCAAAAAGCTCTCAGCGGAGTCGCGCGGATGTCGTACCGGCACAGTCGCTACGAATGGCAGCCACGTTACGGGCGGACGAAGATTATGCACTGCCTGCTGGGTAAAAACGATGCCCGCCTGACCCAGTCCGGGCTCGATGAGTTGCCGACCTTTGGCATCCTTCAGGAGCTGGGAGCGAAATTTATCAGTCGCTTGTTTGAGGCGATGGAAGAAGCCGGACTCGTTGAAATCGAGCAGGGTGAGTACCCGTTATTGCGCCTGACCGAGAGCGGGGCGCGGGTCATGTTCGGCGAGGACGAGGTCGCCCTCGACTGGCCGGAAGCGGCACGTCCGGCCCCCTCCCGCAAAAAGAAAGCCGCTGTCGCCAGTCCCGACGATGTGCAGGATCGCGAGCTTTACCGCAAGCTGGTCGCCCTGCGTGACCGCATGCGACGGGCCCGCGGTAATGCTCCGGCCTACACAATTTTTCCCAACGCCGTCCTGGCGCAACTGGCGGATCTGAAGCCCGCCGACGCCGACGCGGCCATGCAGGTCAAGGGTATCGGTCCGGCCAAGGCCGAGTCGATCCTTCCGGCTTTTCTGGAGCTTATCGCTGGCCGGGAGCCCGAGGAAGTTTGAGGCATAACCACGTTTCTGCTGCCTGTGACCGATATGGCGATTTGCCATTGTTTTCCAATACGGGAATCGGCCACAAAAAAAAACGCCTTGCCCCGATGGGCAAGGCGTTGGCGTGCATGTTTAGAGCGTTTCCAATAAAGTCGTAGCCGTCACAAAAGGGCCAAATGTCTAAATGATTAAATGGTTAATTGTTATTTCCTATGTTCGGCATCCAACAATTAACAATTAGCCATTTAGCTATTCAAAGTTTGTGGCTATAGTATTTTTTGAAACGCTCTAAAGGTTATTGGCCGTTAGCGACGCTTGGACAAGAATTTCTTCCGGCCCAGGGTCAGGAGCAGGGCCAGGGCGGCGAAGACCGGGCCGATCACGGCGGGCTCGGGGATCACAGTCGAGCCTTCGACAGTGACATTGTCGAGCCGGTAGTAGATCGTGGTGACGGGCGTGGAGGTAACGTAGGCGTAGATGCGAAGCTCGATGGTTTCCAACCCTTGGTATTGGGCGCCGCTCAGATCGACCGTGAAGGTGTTATAGGACGGGGACGTTGTGTTGAAGGTCGTTGAGGCGATGGTATCTCCGCCGGTATTAACGGCCAGGTCGTTGGTGTAGTTATCGGCGCTCGTGCGGACGACGGCATTAACAGTGTAGTTGTTGCTGCCAGAGTTGCGAGTGCCACCCAGGTCGAACGTAAGCGAGTTCAGGTACAGAGCGCTTCCCTCGTCGGCGGTAAGAGTAATGCTCAGGAATTGGGTGTCATTAAAGCTCTGGCCGAGATTGGCCGTTTGGGTCCAGGCGCTATTGTAGGTGCCTCCGTAACCCGAGCCCGTGCCGTTGATGCCTTCCCACGTGGCATTGTCAGCGGTGATATTTTCATCGACGATGGTTGGGCCATTCACGGGCGAAGACGTACTCTCAAACTGGTACTCGACCAGGACAGCCGCGTTGGCGGCGCAGGCCAGGGACAAGAGTCCGGCTGCGCCGATGAGGGCTGATTTCAAGGGCAGGGCAGAACGTGTTAATGCATTCATGGTCATGGTATTTTGAGTCGTTGGTTCGGGGCGATATTGTATCGGTGCCATCTGTCTTATGGGCACTCATACGGGTAATTAACTGCTATCAGGCTAGGTTCGAAAAAGGATAGCAGCAAGCGGACATGGTTATGTTTTTTAGGAATCAGGTTAGAAAAAAGCGCGATAAACAGTAAGGGAGCGAGTGGTGATAGGGACGTATGAAGCGTTTTATTGGTAACCAC
Coding sequences within:
- a CDS encoding ATP-binding protein is translated as MSPETPASSPSGPPSRKGRLKIFFGMSPGVGKTYAMLENAQARRREGLDVVAGVVEAHGRQETEALLEGIEPLPPARLAYRGASFAEFDLDGMLLRSPQLALVDELAHSNIPGSRHPKRYQDVRELLDHGINVYTTLNVQHLESRADAVEALSGAQVRERVPDTVLEWADEIEVIDLSQEELRERLAEGKVYFGDQAVTAADAFFSEKNLSALREMALRSTAERVNLDLLRALKHEREARPLPTGERIMVAVGPSPYSNRLVRWTKRYAASLNASWVAVHVESPEPLPPDAEQRLHANLQLARTLGAEIVSTSGENVAESLLRMARRELVTQIVAGRSPASWLRRLTGGSLTDRLVSESGPIAVHVVPAESPPAKPRWKRLQETGVNRLRDYLLAVGGVGLLGLVSYPFRADIGYLSVALLYLALTILGGLFLGRSAVLALAVLSACAWNFFFVPPQFTFHINSGQDILLFCLLLLVAASMGQLTARLHALNLAERRRETRTYALYRFLDCLSRQAAPAETIDEALTHAREVTGCRVNLLLDGTQINGRDAFPDAVQLDSRESGVISWVVKNRDMAGASTQNLPEIPSLFLPVESGEKALGVLRVELETDVLSLASRDLLMQMARLLGRFLEREAMRSRLEEAQLLEASQRLQKTLLDTVSHELKTPLTVILGALEQIAPSLSEAPLQADLLQQAERSSRRLLRNVNMLLDLTRFESGTIRHRTEYVDLHDLVRRLRSELAEEFGDRAADIGFTLGVESFQSDEALLFQLLNQLLRNALSHTPTGTEIHCELKLADNDLSLVVRDNGPGLPDNPDSLFAPFSRGPQHRSKGLGLGLSIARRICENLGGSLTADNEPGGGARFSATLPPPTVSAQP
- a CDS encoding potassium-transporting ATPase subunit C — protein: MKNKASQSPWSAKLIRGALLANPRPADLVTMSGSGLDPHISLSAAQYQVAGVAAARGLSPVVVNALIKECATGTGGLAGGAEVVNVLELNLALDQLSPEYPASPGSPGSTRTDAGR
- a CDS encoding heparin lyase I family protein — its product is MTPQLCITALALLGCPLLHAADEIEAADPEYTFDPDLGQYVDIDAGGFRGIFDPAGIRKTYHPTDGGGQPWAIATTADDIPYLGNCAWYSHVDPDLSSTTGNGRSENIVCRKIRFGDTVYVSFAFKALDTDSLYTGGTGQNWVFLAQLWQSDAGRPPVFLSVKSDNSLELAKRDFQNDDYNDADTERATLWESADDGWYMQAGQWYHFRLTLKPGRDNDGIIRLEIMNLQSGLWEMAYDGTNIDDVGKAYPAGTNPEFKFKLGGYMGKDHWWSALYDSIRYADTDARSLRDGLIGNARQILKLGYKNTDQSSRGNNITLKNGATWSGTWLYLDGTDDYAVMSVPTTTGGGLADFDVGNQLRIETNFKVTGPLSGTAGVFYAKTDTGGEGYGILVNEAFDKITFVVGHPDGTATWTHYPVSVQTTSSYKAVATYNRFGNITFELFEDGVSLGTMTNTHSGKPIATPTEVWLGKRKSYLLNGAIDSVLVYNNINGGT
- a CDS encoding PulJ/GspJ family protein, which codes for MVEAMERARLFFDRTPVYRGKIAYSLVEVMIGMFILSLVLMACIAALPQLRKISYRSDSVRMGFTQLNAAIEAYRTRTFEQMADEIDGTGASSANVALMISLLGDDISTPSDKLSHDLDEIVQNNVTYTVDSFLQYVDGDSELIKATVVVHWSQSGEDHLICSHAVFSENGLSDKKFSLAN
- a CDS encoding PulJ/GspJ family protein, with the translated sequence MDYPTKNSASRTEACGLADRGDKGFSLVELLIATSILSLVLAGTYSAFYSVGQSTRVSLQHVDQSSELQFAFESVLRSMRAVSQVHQTDSDVFEFTTVRMDGSSERLRYAFDPDGQAFVRTSVSDGTSRKLIGNVTHVLFTYYDRFGEETGTQIDMNAARLRVTSEREGMGGSKSVDTETAMITFRNKTL
- a CDS encoding DUF7305 domain-containing protein, with the translated sequence MKDRSARRGSVILVTLIFATAALLIILSQTRTLMQQYETTVDYGIGQSAFHLSESGLERAMHAITEGDMGSDGWNPQGTRSWSKSFSEKLYRSYEADTTVSVNLDTDQVYTITALTGVKVGGELVQSAVEIKVRASRTVAQEENSSGSGIFGYGMVAKDGLKLNHNNPGMRVASYNSDTDYGVPVFGQNTGYDIVVATPSKNGWAININNAYIHGAVRSGGGTIGYSNSHPHDPRQNATVIGPDSGMTYGVDPNRISTDFDAEIPSPDYPTTEGRAVSTMDQNDWQNKARISLGSWNQPTWVSTERINSNNGSQINIVGDVVIDAQRNLNLGADVNIAPGATLIIMAGENIHINAQQIDQQYPAQLQIIAKNNQDVVLNNFKVFTGVINAPNSNVRLAGVGGSPKSQFRGAIVARYIEVTNGAEFYYDTNLGGGGQSDSEDAGGSSGGIAELKLLSWREVSPASLQ
- a CDS encoding RecQ family ATP-dependent DNA helicase → MGRVQQARQVLRKHFGFDDFRDAQQQVVSSILERRDTLVIMPTGGGKSLCYQLPALMMDGVTLVVSPLIALMKDQVDALRARGIPAGMINSSQNWEEQKEVLDLMRRDEIKLVYVSPERFRAASFTRSLETTRIAMLAIDEAHCISQWGHDFRPDYMRLGSVVEQLGRPLCSAFTATATPDVREDIQRQLGLREPSVFVSGFARDNLSFNVSEIDRKIDKSVRLRELIDAYGTGIIYCATRKSVEAVSAELREDGIAHCAYHAGLSNSEREAAQERFMRREVPVAVATSAFGMGIDRADIRFVCHYEMPGSVEAFYQEAGRAGRDGKPAYCELLFMYADKRVQDFFVEGANPEVRKIREVYDFIRSRCNDQHEMFLPVDEITEALPGRNNPMAVHTAIGHLVRRGYLERFDVPGEQLRGTRLLKPEVDARGLELPEADLLEKRRRDLDKLKAVVQMAYAKECRQSWILRYFGEPVEKDCGRCDQCSRESVARTLLPDEFVILQKALSGVARMSYRHSRYEWQPRYGRTKIMHCLLGKNDARLTQSGLDELPTFGILQELGAKFISRLFEAMEEAGLVEIEQGEYPLLRLTESGARVMFGEDEVALDWPEAARPAPSRKKKAAVASPDDVQDRELYRKLVALRDRMRRARGNAPAYTIFPNAVLAQLADLKPADADAAMQVKGIGPAKAESILPAFLELIAGREPEEV